A genome region from Baekduia alba includes the following:
- a CDS encoding acetate--CoA ligase family protein has protein sequence MNRDEKLDLFFRPRGIAVVGASKRPRSVSARWLQGLRRHGYEGAVYAVNPNYDEVEGFPCVPTLADIPEQIDAAVLTVPGAQVADMLVQCGAKGISGAVVFAAGFGEKGADGRSAEEELARIADENGVVMLGPNGPGFVNFHDRCCAIGTAFSYREDQIIGNIGAVVQSGGVAGVFGERAQDRGIGLSFLICSGNQADFTSNEAIEFLVRDPNTKVIVAFYEGVVKGPQLERAFQKAQAAGKPIVFLKAGRSELGGIAASLHTGSLIGSDETFSGLCRQYGVERVDDIDELWDVAAGLALLDTPAERVGVLTTSGGVGVLAVDEIGKQGLEMPQLEESTQDRLRELLPGFAAFRNPADMTAHFVEVPEVFTKTIEIFCTAEELDTVVLVLTVQKPDFAMELVELSCGVPESEGRLLVIWYSGEMADEARAEMRRRGFALVEHPGAAARALRARNRLVRLKERPAVDRSQPDPVGDGKTLADLGDLLEHLRAAGVAMPAFAISDDAEQSARAVDTIPGPWAVKTAALEVTHKSDSGALRLGIDDVAELRVAHDEVVAAAQTAGGNGRVVVQSMTDVALELLVAAREDPMFGWTVAIGLGGTLTELIDKAAVRRPPLTAWDVEDMLDEIGATQLLTGFRWAPPLNPQDVADIGNKLAAASASLGSVEAVELNPVILSPSGELLAIDAAPAIREPRS, from the coding sequence ATGAACCGAGACGAGAAGCTGGACCTGTTCTTCCGCCCGCGCGGCATCGCGGTCGTCGGGGCCAGCAAGCGGCCCCGATCGGTGTCGGCCCGCTGGCTGCAGGGCCTCCGTCGTCACGGCTACGAGGGCGCGGTCTACGCCGTCAACCCCAACTACGACGAGGTCGAGGGCTTCCCGTGCGTTCCGACGCTGGCCGACATCCCGGAGCAGATCGACGCCGCGGTGCTGACCGTCCCGGGCGCGCAGGTCGCCGACATGCTCGTGCAGTGCGGCGCCAAGGGCATCTCCGGCGCGGTCGTCTTCGCGGCGGGCTTCGGCGAGAAGGGCGCTGACGGCCGCAGCGCCGAGGAGGAGCTCGCCCGCATCGCCGACGAGAACGGCGTCGTGATGCTCGGCCCCAACGGCCCCGGCTTCGTGAACTTCCACGACCGCTGCTGCGCGATCGGCACCGCGTTCTCCTACCGCGAGGACCAGATCATCGGCAACATCGGCGCCGTGGTCCAGAGTGGTGGGGTCGCCGGTGTGTTCGGCGAGCGCGCGCAGGATCGCGGCATCGGGCTCTCGTTCCTGATCTGCAGCGGCAACCAGGCCGACTTCACGTCCAACGAGGCGATCGAGTTCCTCGTCCGCGACCCGAACACCAAGGTGATCGTCGCCTTCTACGAGGGCGTCGTGAAGGGGCCGCAGCTGGAGCGCGCGTTCCAGAAGGCGCAGGCGGCCGGCAAGCCGATCGTCTTCCTGAAGGCCGGGCGCAGCGAGCTGGGCGGCATCGCCGCCTCGCTGCACACGGGGTCGCTGATCGGCAGCGACGAGACGTTCAGCGGGCTGTGCCGCCAGTACGGCGTCGAGCGCGTCGACGACATCGACGAGCTGTGGGACGTCGCGGCGGGCCTCGCCCTGCTCGACACCCCGGCCGAGCGCGTCGGCGTCCTGACGACGTCGGGCGGCGTCGGCGTGCTGGCCGTCGACGAGATCGGCAAGCAGGGCCTGGAGATGCCGCAGTTGGAGGAGTCCACGCAGGACCGGCTGCGCGAGCTGCTGCCGGGCTTCGCGGCCTTCCGCAACCCGGCCGACATGACCGCGCACTTCGTCGAGGTGCCCGAGGTCTTCACCAAGACCATCGAGATCTTCTGCACGGCCGAGGAGCTCGACACCGTCGTGCTCGTGCTGACGGTCCAGAAGCCCGACTTCGCGATGGAGCTCGTCGAGCTGTCCTGCGGCGTGCCGGAGAGCGAGGGCCGGCTGCTGGTGATCTGGTACTCGGGCGAGATGGCCGACGAGGCGCGCGCTGAGATGCGGCGCCGCGGCTTCGCCCTGGTCGAGCACCCGGGCGCGGCCGCGCGCGCGCTGCGCGCGCGGAACCGCCTGGTGCGGCTCAAGGAGCGCCCGGCCGTCGACCGCTCGCAGCCGGACCCGGTCGGCGACGGCAAGACGCTCGCCGATCTCGGCGACCTCCTGGAGCACCTCCGCGCCGCGGGCGTCGCCATGCCGGCGTTCGCGATCAGCGACGACGCCGAGCAGTCGGCACGGGCAGTCGACACGATCCCCGGCCCGTGGGCGGTCAAGACGGCCGCGCTGGAGGTCACGCACAAGTCCGACAGCGGGGCGCTGCGCCTGGGCATCGACGATGTCGCGGAGCTGCGCGTGGCGCATGACGAGGTCGTCGCGGCCGCGCAGACGGCGGGCGGGAACGGGCGCGTCGTGGTCCAGAGCATGACCGACGTCGCGCTCGAGTTGCTGGTCGCCGCCCGCGAGGACCCGATGTTCGGCTGGACGGTCGCCATCGGCCTCGGCGGGACGCTCACCGAGTTGATCGACAAGGCGGCCGTGCGCCGCCCGCCGCTCACGGCGTGGGACGTCGAGGACATGCTCGACGAGATCGGCGCGACCCAGCTGCTGACCGGCTTCCGCTGGGCGCCGCCGCTGAACCCGCAGGACGTAGCGGACATCGGCAACAAGCTGGCGGCCGCGTCGGCGAGCCTCGGCAGCGTCGAGGCCGTCGAGCTCAACCCGGTTATCCTCAGCCCGTCCGGCGAGCTGCTCGCCATCGATGCGGCCCCGGCCATCCGGGAGCCGCGCTCGTGA